A genomic segment from Aegilops tauschii subsp. strangulata cultivar AL8/78 chromosome 1, Aet v6.0, whole genome shotgun sequence encodes:
- the LOC109780146 gene encoding uncharacterized protein → MDGVVCGSFREAAERLGLIEADNTLDDCLTEAEQWAMPCSLRRLFATILVHCEPGDVCGLWDRHLEPMSDDYRRTRTSPNEVEQMVLLDIRGMLQSMGKDSIDFALPTIDDAFDPTEGEAREIIEESTVEFDESDTKLSSSLNLEQRAAYDEILLAVERGDGGVFFVDGPGGTWKTFLYRAMLAKVRGEGKIAIATATSGVAASIMPGGRTAHSRFKIPLSCDDGASCSFTKQSGTAKLLRMASLILWDEASMTKRQVVEAFDNSMRDIMGIRHRPFGGKTVVFGGDFRQVLPVVRRWSRGQIIDASLRSSHLWKRMRQLRLITNMRAHNDTWFADYLLRVGNGTEEADDQGNILLPDDICLPSPGEVDDLEKLIDHVFPSLDDNMSDSNYMTSRAILSTTNDNINKINIRMIEHFHRDEVIYHSFDSAEDDPYGYYALELVVRGFERNTIDAEIVIGQHAGRRVFLPRIPLCPSDNDMFPFKFKRKQFPISLSFAMTINKAQGQTIPIVGVYLPNPVFSHGQLYVALSRATAKRNIKILIQKEKPKEKSNKQNNNPKKRKRPTVSLLTSMKNIVYKEVLTG, encoded by the exons ATGGACGGCGTGGTATGTGGGAGCTTTAGAGAGGCTGCTGAAAGGCTGGGACTCATCGAGGCTGACAACACACTCGACGACTGTCTTACTGAGGCGGAGCAGTGGGCGATGCCATGTTCTCTTAGGAGGCTCTTCGCAACCATCTTGGTGCACTGCGAGCCAGGCGACGTGTGCGGTTTATGGGATAGGCACCTCGAGCCTATGTCTGATGACTACCGTCGAACACGCACGTCCCCGAATGAGGTGGAGCAGATGGTGTTGCTTGACATTAGGGGTATGTTGCAGTCCATGGGTAAAGACAGTATTGATTTCGCTCTTCCAACCATTGATGATGCTTTTGACCCAACTGAGGGCGAGGCCAGAGAGATCATCGAGGAATCAACCGTTGAGTTTGATGAAAGTGACACTAAATTGTCATCTTCCTTGAATTTGGAGCAAAGGGCCGCATATGACGAGATACTATTGGCTGTTGAACGCGGTGATGGGGGTGTATTCTTTGTAGATGGCCCTGGAGGTACATGGAAGACCTTCCTCTACAGGGCGATGCTCGCCAAGGTGAGGGGCGAGGGCAAGATTGctatcgctaccgcgacgtcgggCGTCGCTGCTTCTATCATGCCTGGCGGTAGGACTGCCCACTCGAGGTTCAAAATCCCACTGAGTTGCGATGATGGAGCCTCGTGCAGCTTCACCAAGCAGAGTGGGACCGCCAAGCTGCTAAGGATGGCCTCATTGATACTATGGGACGAGGCCAGCATGACTAAGAGGCAAGTTGTTGAGGCATTCGACAATAGCATGCGTGACATCATGGGAATACGCCACCGACCCTTTGGAGGAAAGACTGTTGTTTTTGGCGGGGACTTTAGGCAGGTGCTTCCGGTCGTAAGAAGGTGGTCACGGGGCCAGATAATTGATGCAAGCCTCCGAAGTTCTCATCTATGGAAGCGTATGCGACAGCTTCGGCTCATCACCAACATGAGGGCTCATAATGACACGTGGTTTGCAGATTACTTGCTCAGGGTCGGTAATGGCACAGAGGAAGCCGACGATCAAGGCAACATACTACTGCCTGATGACATTTGTCTGCCATCTCCAGGCGAggttgacgacctggagaagctGATTGACCACGTGTTTCCGAGTCTAGATGACAACATGTCTGATTCGAATTACATGACATCTCGCGCCATCCTTTCCACGACGAATGACAACATCAACAAGATAAACATCCGCATGATAGAGCATTTCCACAGAGATGAAGTAATCTACCATAGCTTTGACAGTGCGGAGGACGACCCATATGGCTACTACGCTCTTGA GCTTGTTGTTAGAGGTTTTGAGAGGAACACCATTGATGCAGAAATCGTGATTGGACAACACGCTGGTAGGAGGGTCTTCCTTCCTCGAATACCTCTGTGCCCATCTGACAACGACATGTTTCCATTCAAGTTTAAGAGGAAGCAATTTCCTATAAGCCTTAGCTTTGCTATGACGATTAACAAGGCTCAAGGGCAGACCATCCCGATTGTTGGTGTGTATCTACCTAATCCGGTGTTTTCTCATGGTCAACTCTATGTTGCTTTGTCTCGAGCCACCGCGAAGAGAAACATAAAGATACTTATTCAGAAGGAGAAGCCGAAGGAGAAGTCCAACAAGCAAAATAACAATCCAAAGAAGCGAAAAAGACCGACCGTGTCCTTGCTGACCTCAATGAAGAACATCGTCTACAAGGAAGTACTTACAGGCTGA
- the LOC141036094 gene encoding uncharacterized protein, translating into MDGSKLLRPGDHADGLTAPSNLTLDHAGGLTELRDDTQDDTASEHLETGAVFNECKKYAEEAREQYNARKRAAYRKKKDEDIVSLQEENQPLVAKSGSDDDEEASMSSAIPSEINPFDSVYSNIPDNTHILKLAENCKHCKARKFESETDGFCCRNGQIQLKQPEPIPELMRLWSSMDADSRHFRENIRFFNGHFAFTTLGVSLDENYTNMKSGVYTFRAHGTIYHNMHSFGPSSRPEHLQLYFYDDDPNLNHRKAATKQLDQDVVKSLVDILKDNPYSQQFRSLDAHKDNLDDYRIDLNTDKRLDQRRYNRPVSSEVAAIWVEGNDLAKRFDRRITLCGNNNERHSIRVTSGAYDPLSYPLFYPRGELGWHPKLPKRNVSWELVQHPRLGHDDEEDAEGNSRLCVSVRDYYCYMLQTRPAIFNPILCGARLLQQWAVDMYIKFESCRLRWYRKNQMQIRADLYKGVVDAITSGETRASAVGVRIVLPGTYPAGDRDMKKRHMDAMAIVHTYGKLGIFLTMTCNPKWEDITNELLPGQTAQDRPDIVARVFYGKLEAMKDLLLKKMVLGVVVAAYVIDQPDADGNIDEIKRYVDARWVTPPEAMRRIFGFPLCANYPPVLQLALHLPNMHRVAFNAQADLKIFVSSENASKSMLTEYFKANEKHPWARHILYKDFPGSFTWEKRKKFWKRRVERFQIGRIVSANPAKGERYYLRVLLNHVTGKTGI; encoded by the exons ATGG ATGGATCAAAATTGCTAAGGCCTGGAGACCATGCTGATGGTCTAACTGCTCCGAGTAATCTAACACTCGATCATGCTGGTGGTCTGACGGAGCTGCGAGATGATACTCAAG ACGATACAGCTTCCGAGCACCTTGAAACTGGAGCTGTATTTAATGAATGCAAAAAATACGCTGAGGAAGCAAGGGAGCAGTACAACGCAAGGAAGCGTGCAGCTTATCGAAAGAAAAAAGATGAGGATATTGTCAGCCTACAAGAGGAGAATCAGCCTTTAGTTGCAAAATCTG GATCCGATGATGACGAGGAAGCAAGCATGTCTAGCGCTATTCCTAGCGAGATTAATCCATTTGACAGTGTCTACTCAAACATCCCAGACAACACTCACATCCTGAAACTCGCTGAAAATTGCAAACACTGCAAGGCCAGGAAGTTTGAGTCTGAGACTGACGGGTTCTGCTGTCGCAATGGCCAGATTCAGCTTAAGCAACCGGAACCAATCCCAGAGCTTATGAGGCTATGGTCCAGTATGGATGCAGATTCTAGACATTTTCGAGAGAACATACGGTTCTTCAACGGGCATTTCGCCTTCACAACCCTTGGCGTCAGCCTTGATGAAAACTACACAAACATGAAGTCTGGGGTGTACACTTTCCGAGCACACGGCACCATCTACCACAACATGCATTCGTTCGGGCCAAGCTCCCGTCCAGAACATCTGCAGTTGTACTTCTATGATGATGACCCAAACCTAAATCATCGTAAGGCGGCCACCAAGCAATTAGACCAGGATGTCGTGAAGAGTTTAGTAGACATACTCAAAGATAACCCATACTCCCAGCAATTTAGGAGTTTGGATGCACACAAGGACAACCTCGATGATTATAGGATAGACCTAAACACCGATAAGAGGCTTGACCAAAGAAGATATAATAGACCGGTGTCATCTGAGGTCGCTGCAATTTGGGTTGAGGGCAATGACCTAGCCAAAAGGTTTGACCGCAGGATAACACTTTGTGGTAACAACAACGAAAGGCATAGTATACGTGTGACCTCAGGAGCATATGACCCGTTGTCTTATCCCTTATTCTATCCAAGGGGGGAGCTAGGTTGGCATCCGAAGCTACCTAAACGTAATGTTTCTTGGGAGCTTGTACAACATCCAAGACTGGGccatgatgatgaggaggatgcaG AGGGGAATAGCAGGTTATGCGTCTCTGTGAGAGACTATTACTGTTACATGCTGCAAACACGGCCTGCGATCTTCAATCCCATACTCTGTGGAGCACGCCTACTGCAGCAATGGGCGGTTGACATGTACATCAAGTTTGAGAGTTGTCGGTTGAGGTGGTACAGGAAGAACCAGATGCAGATCCGTGCTGACTTGTATAAAGGAGTTGTTGATGCGATCACATCGGGGGAGACGCGAGCAAGCGCTGTTGGGGTAAGAATAGTGCTCCCTGGAACTTACCCTGCTGGTGACCGCGACATGAAGAAGAGACATATGGATGCCATGGCAATTGTCCATACATACGGGAAGCTTGGCATCTTCTTGACTATGACTTGCAACCCTAAATGGGAAGATATAACGAATGAGTTACTTCCTGGTCAGACGGCGCAAGATCGTCCTGATATTGTGGCCCGCGTGTTCTACGGCAAGCTAGAGGCCATGAAAGACCTGTTGCTCAAGAAAATGGTCCtgggtgttgttgttgctgcttaTGT CATCGACCAGCCAGACGCTGATGGTAACATTGATGAGATCAAGAGATACGTTGACGCAAGATGGGTCACCCCTCCGGAGGCTATGCGGAGGATATTTGGCTTCCCACTGTGCGCCAATTACCCGCCTGTCTTGCAGTTGGCTCTTCATCTCCCGAATATGCACAGGGTTGCATTCAATGCACAGGCTGACTTGAAAATTTTTGTCTCCTCCGAAAATGCTTCAAAATCCATGTTAACTGAGTATTTCAAGGCTAACGAAAAACACCCTTGGGCAAGGCATATATTGTACAAGGATTTTCCCGGAAGCTTCACGTGGGAGAAGAGAAAGAAGTTCTGGAAGCGGCGGGTTGAGCGTTTTCAAATAGGTCGTATCGTGTCTGCCAATCCTGCCAAGGGGGAGCGATACTACCTGCGTGTGTTGTTGAACCATGTTACGGGCAAAACAGGGATTTGA